A window from Cryptomeria japonica chromosome 1, Sugi_1.0, whole genome shotgun sequence encodes these proteins:
- the LOC131063190 gene encoding uncharacterized protein LOC131063190 — protein sequence MTSFETETLISEGHDRAKIEQKVKILEAQRKEEMKQKRKLEREAKKVAQATPNVVSITIESLKQPEAPSGEPASPKLKESVKRKQKPARQYMTVSSEETEPDDEIKQDPKRKGAFARVVREKKEEQKKQPEMEPPQKTPKITIVHKQKPKDVDTKVENEKGTKDKVSDDAPKVSEAPSGKDPSTQEMGFPDTNVSLFDTDAVTNTDAILPSTDALR from the exons ATGACAAGTTTTGAAACTGAGACACTAATTAGTGAGGGTCATGATAgggctaaaattgaacaaaaagttaAAATCCTTGAAGCCCAGAGAAAGGAAGAGATGAAGCAGAAGAGGAAGTTGGAGAGAGAAGCAAAGAAGGTAGCTCAAGCCACTCCTAATGTGGTCTCAATTACAATAGAGTCATTAAAACAACCAGAAGCACCATCTGGTGAGCCTGCTAGCCCCAAGTTGAAGGAATCAGTGAAGAGGAAACAAAAACCGGCTAGGCAATACATGACTGTGTCTTCTGAGGAGACTGAACCTGATGACGAGATAAAACAAGATCCAAAGAGGAAAGGTGCTTTTGCAAGGGTTGTGAGagaaaagaaggaagaacaaaagaaacaACCTGAGATGGAGCCTCCCCAGAAGACTCCCAAAATCACAATTGTACATAAGCAGAAGCCTAAG GATGTAGACACAAAGGTTGAGAATGAAAAAGGTACAAAGGATAAGGTCTCAGATGATGCACCAAAAGTGAGTGAGGCACCAAGTGGCAAAGACCCTAGTACACAGGAG atgggATTCCCAGACACAAACGtttctctgtttgacacagatgcTGTTacaaacacagacgctattctgccctccACAGATGCGCTTAGATGA